From the genome of Ralstonia pickettii, one region includes:
- a CDS encoding HAD-IA family hydrolase, whose protein sequence is MTARRFPDPLGAVLFDLDGTLADTAPDLAAAANKVRTDRGLEPVDYEALRPVASHGARGLIGVAFGVGPGDEEFETLRLAFLANYEAEICVRTQLFPGMADVLAELGRAGIPWGIVTNKSGRLTVPLVAQLPLPVPPACVVAGDTTPHAKPHPAPLLHAADSIGVDARQIVYVGDDLRDIEAGRAAGMPTIAASYGYCGNGPSPVEWRADALIASAAELIPLLLESKRA, encoded by the coding sequence ATGACGGCGCGCCGGTTTCCCGATCCGCTGGGCGCGGTGCTGTTCGATCTGGACGGCACGCTGGCTGACACGGCTCCCGATTTGGCCGCGGCGGCCAACAAGGTGCGCACTGACCGCGGCCTCGAGCCGGTCGACTACGAAGCGCTTCGCCCGGTGGCCTCGCATGGTGCGCGCGGGCTGATTGGCGTGGCCTTCGGCGTTGGGCCGGGGGACGAGGAGTTCGAAACGCTGCGACTCGCATTTCTCGCCAACTACGAGGCGGAAATCTGCGTGCGTACACAGCTGTTTCCGGGCATGGCAGACGTGCTGGCCGAACTGGGCCGTGCCGGTATTCCCTGGGGGATCGTCACCAACAAGTCGGGCCGACTGACGGTACCGTTGGTTGCACAGTTGCCGTTGCCGGTGCCGCCGGCGTGCGTCGTTGCGGGCGACACTACGCCGCACGCCAAGCCCCACCCTGCCCCGCTGCTGCATGCGGCCGACTCCATCGGCGTCGATGCACGGCAGATCGTCTACGTGGGCGACGACCTTCGCGACATTGAAGCCGGCCGCGCCGCCGGCATGCCTACCATTGCGGCCAGTTACGGCTATTGTGGTAATGGACCATCGCCCGTGGAATGGCGCGCCGATGCGCTGATTGCCAGCGCGGCCGAGCTGATTCCGCTGCTGCTCGAATCGAAACGCGCGTGA
- the ubiG gene encoding bifunctional 2-polyprenyl-6-hydroxyphenol methylase/3-demethylubiquinol 3-O-methyltransferase UbiG: MTTTHANADPGELEKFSELAHRWWDPNSEFKPLHEINPLRLDWIQSIAPLAGKRVVDVGCGGGILSESMARAGAIVKGIDLSRKALRVADLHSLEAGVTVDYEEIAAEALAAREPGSFDVVTCMEMLEHVPDPASVVRACATLVKPGGYVFFSTIHRNAKAYLLAVIGAEYVLNMLPRGTHDYAKFIRPSELSAFVRAAGLQAQELRGLEYNPITARYALTRDTSVNYLMATRRPVEA, encoded by the coding sequence ATGACGACCACTCACGCGAACGCCGATCCCGGCGAACTCGAAAAATTCAGCGAACTTGCTCACCGCTGGTGGGATCCGAACAGCGAGTTCAAACCCCTGCACGAAATCAATCCGCTGCGGCTTGACTGGATTCAGTCGATCGCCCCGCTGGCCGGCAAACGCGTCGTCGACGTGGGCTGCGGCGGCGGCATCCTCTCAGAGAGCATGGCGCGTGCCGGGGCCATCGTCAAAGGCATCGATCTCTCCCGCAAAGCATTGCGTGTTGCCGACCTGCATAGCCTTGAGGCCGGCGTTACCGTCGATTACGAGGAGATCGCCGCAGAAGCGTTGGCCGCACGCGAGCCGGGCAGCTTCGATGTCGTCACTTGCATGGAAATGCTCGAACATGTGCCTGATCCAGCATCGGTTGTGCGCGCTTGCGCGACGCTGGTCAAACCGGGTGGATACGTCTTTTTCTCCACCATCCACCGGAATGCCAAGGCGTATCTGCTAGCCGTCATTGGCGCGGAATACGTCCTCAACATGCTGCCGCGCGGCACGCATGATTACGCTAAGTTCATCCGCCCGTCAGAGCTGAGCGCGTTCGTACGCGCGGCCGGCCTTCAGGCGCAAGAGTTGCGCGGGCTGGAATACAACCCCATCACCGCCCGCTACGCTCTTACGCGGGACACGAGCGTCAACTACCTGATGGCGACGCGCCGTCCGGTCGAGGCATGA
- a CDS encoding glycine zipper 2TM domain-containing protein, giving the protein MKSKHILIGLGVAGLTVLAGCAAPGYGGGYNGGYAQQPAYGQQPAYGGQPQQTGALYGRVESIQPMQAPANSPGILGTIIGGVAGGILGHQVGGGTGNTVATIGGAALGAYAGNQVEQRAGAGGQTVYRISVRLDDGRVATVTQRNPNNLRVGDRAMVANDQATPSY; this is encoded by the coding sequence ATGAAATCCAAACACATTCTGATAGGACTGGGTGTTGCTGGCCTCACGGTGCTGGCAGGTTGTGCCGCGCCGGGTTACGGCGGTGGCTATAACGGTGGGTATGCACAACAGCCGGCCTATGGCCAGCAACCGGCTTATGGCGGGCAGCCGCAGCAAACGGGCGCTCTTTATGGCCGCGTGGAATCGATCCAGCCGATGCAAGCCCCGGCCAATAGCCCGGGCATCTTGGGCACGATTATCGGTGGTGTGGCCGGCGGTATCCTCGGTCACCAAGTGGGCGGGGGTACGGGCAACACCGTTGCGACCATTGGCGGCGCAGCGCTTGGCGCTTATGCAGGCAACCAGGTTGAACAGCGCGCCGGCGCCGGTGGGCAAACCGTGTACCGCATCAGCGTGCGCCTGGACGATGGCCGCGTCGCGACCGTGACGCAGCGGAATCCGAACAACCTGCGTGTTGGCGATCGCGCCATGGTCGCCAACGATCAGGCGACACCTTCTTATTAG